Within the Musa acuminata AAA Group cultivar baxijiao chromosome BXJ2-9, Cavendish_Baxijiao_AAA, whole genome shotgun sequence genome, the region TCCTCTGAAAGGTATATTTGAGGATTTTGTCACCTCCAACTTCAGTAGCACGTCCACAATGCCCGCTAAGCTCATCCCTATAATCATAGTGTGGTTCATTAATTGTCTCATTATTTTCTTTTGTAACAGAATTATCCAATTCCTCTGCTGGTATATGATCTGGTTTTGTTGACATTTTCTCCTCTAGCTCCGTGTCATTTTTAACATATTCATCTGAAAGAGCATCATTAATCATCTCACCTGTACTTGCTGCAAATGGTTCCTTCATACTATTTTCCGGACAAGTTCCATTGTTAGAAGTatggattctatcaatatgatctTCACGAGAAGCATTACATTGTTTTAGGACAGTTCTCCTGGTTGTTATTCTATTGCCATTTAAAAGTCCTGAGTTCTTATTGCTGAAAATCTTGTTCAACTTATTCCTTTGACTTTCTGTTCCCTGATCTTCTCCAGACACCTGGGATGAACAAAATTTCAGTGTCTTTGGATGCACTTCACTGCCAGTGCCGTGTGCACTACATTGTTTTAGAACATTGCTCCTGGTCATTATTCTATTGTCATTTGAAAGCCCTGAGCTATTATTGCTGAAAAAATTGTTCAACTTAGTCCTTTGACTTCTTGTTGTTTCCTGATCTTTATCAGACGCCTGAGGTGAGCAAGAATTCAGTGTCCTCGGAGGCACTTCACTGACAGTACTGTATGTATTACTTTGTCTTAGAACAGTTCTCCTGGTCATTATTTTATTGCCATTTAAAAGTTCTGAGCTTTTGTTGCTGAAATTTTTGTTCAACTTAGTCCTTTGACTTTTTGTTGTTTCCTGATCTTGTCCAGACACCTGAGGTGAACAAGAATTCAGTGTCTTTGGAGGCACTTCACCGCCAGTCCAGTGTGCATTATCAGCAGATATATCCACATCAGTTTGTCCAACCTTGGAATGAGTAGGATCCAGTGAGGCATAATGTTGCTTGTCATGATAAATAACACGTTTTGTGGGCCTCATAACGCGTCTTCGGCGCCGCATCTTTCGTCTTCTTACTAATTTTTCTACCATGACAAAGTCTTTGGTCCAGGGTCTTTCAGCTTTTTCATTCTCACACATTATCTTACCTTTACTATTTGAAACCTTGTCGGGGCCTAGTGTAGAAACCTTTATATGTTTAGTGTCCAGAGATC harbors:
- the LOC135623505 gene encoding uncharacterized protein LOC135623505, whose amino-acid sequence is MADDAERMAALKRAYADIILNTAKESAARILASEGKVLQLQRSLSLTKEDSLAMLLRLKAIMDSKIHESEKANLSQVGKIQELEAQLSEAKVTIDCLRSELKRLNSELDHKRDIQAEFLNGKSTVHNTPSEKYNGQESMHNSGSSLHSPSGAISVLNSDCCFSKGATEDEPLNNLISSDTYAVKPDLTSIILSNKEPELCRSGYTQRIHAFEWNPVTGKELTSQMHDQVSDIKSETLMCENEKSEKSDTKDFAMKEKIVCHRKQKVHCQNHVIKSTECSTYHDMQHYRSLDTKHIKVSTLGPDKVSNSKGKIMCENEKAERPWTKDFVMVEKLVRRRKMRRRRRVMRPTKRVIYHDKQHYASLDPTHSKVGQTDVDISADNAHWTGGEVPPKTLNSCSPQVSGQDQETTKSQRTKLNKNFSNKSSELLNGNKIMTRRTVLRQSNTYSTVSEVPPRTLNSCSPQASDKDQETTRSQRTKLNNFFSNNSSGLSNDNRIMTRSNVLKQCSAHGTGSEVHPKTLKFCSSQVSGEDQGTESQRNKLNKIFSNKNSGLLNGNRITTRRTVLKQCNASREDHIDRIHTSNNGTCPENSMKEPFAASTGEMINDALSDEYVKNDTELEEKMSTKPDHIPAEELDNSVTKENNETINEPHYDYRDELSGHCGRATEVGGDKILKYTFQRKRKRGSLDGKVEPTSITENISKRKVGKDDSELEPQESSIVVESCRPEPQKSSLVVESSRDSRRLAQVARQLISLSERRWW